CTCTTGGTCTTTGTTAAGGGATCTGAAGTTGCATCTGTTTTCCATGGCCTTGAAGAGTGCCTTCTTCACCACTTTCCTAGAGCCTAAGTATTTCTTAATCTCACTTGAGAGATTCATTTCACCACTGCGTCTTCTTCGCATAATTGATTGAAGTTCTTGTGTGGATTCTTTTATCTGCAATAAGGCATCCTTGGCTGTGTTGCAAACTTCCAAGAGTCTGAGAGATCCTTCCAAGATCTCATCAACACATTTCTCATTCTGTTCTCTGGACAAGGCTCGTTGGTTGAGAGGTAGCAAAAGAAACCTATCAAGATAATCATGCAGATCTTGAAGTCCGCTTAATTTGGAGGCTACAGAAGATGATGAGGATGAAGAGGCCGCTCCAGAGGACCTCAATCTGCACAACTGTTGGTCAAATTCAGGAATGAGAGGATGTTGTTGCCTTGAGGGCAAACTATTGGAGCGAGTATGGTAAGCTGCCATTGTTGtttaaggaagaaaaagaaaacttaGTATGAGCTATTAAATCTTGATTTTTCACTTTTGAATTTGCCTGCTTTCCTTTGTTATCTACTATCTATACATATACTCATATGGTAAGGGAGACAGACAAGAGGAATCTCATCCTTATCAAAACTCAACGGGGCTATACATTTTGGTTATAATGTTTATGCTATGTCTCCCCACCACCAAGTCCGGATCTTATTATAAAGTGAAATATACCATTATCATCAGCACATGTTTCTCCCATTTGTGGGAGCAAAACATATTTCGCACATTTCAAAAGAAGCTATAAATTAAGTTGCTATATGCATGAGTGGCGTTGACACCCTTTAGTAACAACGACGAGGCAATAGCCAATAGATATCCAGATCAGCAATGGCATACCCACATGAGACAAGAGAGGGATATACCACTCATGCACATGCATATATCTATGGGAGAGATcttccacatatatatatataatatatatatatatattatatttatgatAGCAAACTGCTTTTAAATATTAGTATAGGGGACAGGGAAGAAAAAAACGAGTCCTAATAACTACGTTTGCACCCCAGAGAGGCAGCAGAGTTTTTAATTGACAAAGGCAACCGTGTGAGAGATTTGAGCCCCTAGGTCACATGTGTGGGTCTCGTTATCTGATGGTTTTGCTTGAGACAATTGGAATCTTGACAGACTCAACATCCATAGGTTTCAATGTAGTGCACGTGTTGCATGGTAACTACCGGACTGTCCAACCAGTTAAACCTACGTTGGTAGCTCCAACTTACCATCAAGGGCTTAACTGCGATTTgataaacttgttttgagttaTTTTGGAACTAATTTAATTTAGAACTAGATTACAGAGAACTATGctctactttttattttttttaataaaaattagagAATCGAAGCAAACGGTAAAATAATGGAATCCCGGCTAGATTGGCAAACGAATCAAACCAAATGCCCACCCCAAAAGTTAGAGTAGTGTTGCTATATGGCATGGTTGCCAAATAgtcattaaattaaaatatgtggaCATGATATATTAAATTGCACGTGCCCGTGGCAATACTCAAaagattattaataaaaaaacacTACTACTACAGTTAATGTAACCGGTTTTTAACCATGTATTTAGAAACTCAATTTTCAATTTGTTGAAACTACTAATTATGTGTTGATCTATTtttttggttatatgtgttattattatttcttaactCTGTTTACGTATTTTATTCTGTAGAAATTAAGAGCtggatatttttttttcttgcatTATTCATTTGCACAGCTAGGGCCAAAGAATTATAAATCAGTCTTCCTAAGGACCAGCACTTAGTCATCATCACATGGGGGCTTAGGAAGACCAAGACTTGTTCTCTTCCAAAGAAAGACTATGCATTATAAACCTAATAATTgttttcataattaataaatgGGTGCCAGTAAGAATTTTATATAATCTTCTCAATTTgcttaatgaaataaataaaaaaaaaacccaaatgaTCAGATTAAAAATAAGCACCTTCAATAATATATTTCATAATCTTTTTATAGCACGTTATTTaaatcactacaaaaaaaaacacattttGTCGGTGCATTTGTGTTTAGGCGCTGGCAAAACTACCTTTACAAGCATTGCATACATTAATGCACCATCAAATGTGTTTATAGTTTGTTGGCGTTATTTTGTGCCGGTATAGTTGACTATTGCCAGTGGGTGCACGAGAAGGCGCTAGCAAAGGTTGGAAAAATTTCCCACCACCACTCGCCAAAATTTTGGTGGGAAATCCAACCTTTTGTCGGTGCAAATTTGCGCTGGCAAATATTTTGGGGGGAAATTTCCCACGTGCTGAAAATGGAGCCAAAAAATTTGGTTGGAAAGGTTTTGTCGACGCAATAAATTGCACTGAAAAAAGTGTGTCGCACACGAAACATTGCGTTTCCATTTATTTTTTAAGTGGATACTTTTGCCGATGCGTTTTTAGCTTTTGTCGGCACACTAAAACATGTCGGCAAAAGCCTCTCAGAATAAATCCCCAACTCGAGCCcctccttttctcttttctcttttctctttctctctcaacaaATGCGAAAACATCCGCCTCCACCCATGGGTATGTCCCTCTAACTGCTATTTTTTGAGTTTTTCTCCCTCTAAATCTCTCTTTATTTGTTTCTACTTGTTAATAAATGTCTTTAACAAATTTTTTTACGCAGAAAATTGTTTGGGGCCACATTTTTGGGCTTTTTTTCCCTCATCATTCCGACCTTGTTGCCGCCAATCTCCACCCCTACTCTTAggtattacatttttttttataatatttgttaAATATTAATATAGTTTATAATTCTTTGTTAAAAATCAatatagtttgttttattttgttaaatgtgATATATTGATAGATTATGTTGATATATTGATAGATTAAGTTGATATATTGATAGAATAAGTTAATAATATTGATAGATTTTGTTTttctaaaatttattttttatttgtcaaAGAGGAGATTGTGGTTAGAATTGAAATTgtggtttaattaatttatttgtttttgtttaaatttgattagatttttttttcaaatttgtttTTCACAAAAAGGAACAATGTTTGCATTGGATTTGGAGTATTCATAAATTTCATTTGTGAAaaagtatgtttttatatgtataatttatttttattattgtgttgAATTGAAATTACTATATGAAATGATAATATGAATAGCGTGAGATAGGTAAAATGAATAACATTAGATATGTAATATGAATCACATGATCATAGGTAATATGAATAGCATGAGATAGGTAATATGAATAGGTAATATCATGTTAGTATAATAGGTAAATTAATAGCATGAGATAGATTAGGTTTACAATAAAGTTTTAAGAAATATATCTATTTTTTGTTTATGAATGTCTTAATCTTATTTGACTTTAGAAATAAGAATATGAatattatttaattgttagaagagtttgaatatcttaaatattcatctgTAGTGAAGTAGATTCTGAGATAAAATATTGTGTGTTGTGTATTAtaatgaagtaggttctgggctTCTTTGTCTACTGGGAGATATAAGGAGAAAATTTATTATCTTTTGTTCTTGTTGTTTGTTGAATTGATAGGTACTTGTAAAATTGGGAAatgttatagaaacagaggaaactttgTCCAATTTTTTTAGGTTTGTGAACCTGATAGTGATGGAGTGATTGGGTGGATTAGGACACATGTATATTTTTCTAGTTTTTTTATCTTCAATTGATTGTTATATTGAAAACCATGTCAAACGATCGGAGTTGAATGACTGGAAACTAACGGTCTGCATATTTTAGGAGAGGTGTGGATGAATTTGTTGGAGTCACTGAAGCTCACCTTAATTCTTTTGGAGTTACTAGATGCCCTTGTAAGAAGTGTCTCAATGCTAAATTTCATACTCCACAAACAATTAAGATCCATTTGTTTGTAAATGGCATTCAACTATCGTACACAATTTGGTTTTATCATGGGTAGACTTTTTCAAACCCAGTCAAGGAGGTTGTAGAGAATGACGAAGAAGAGATGGCAGATGTGTTGGTAGATTTATTAAGACAAGATCTAACTTTTGATGAATCAACCAACACACGTTATGGATCTTTTCATGATCCCCCCATCGATGATAGTACCTAGAATGAGAAGTATAATGATCTATTTAAGGAAATGGACACTGAATTTTACCCAGGTCCCTCAAAACTGGCCCTCAATGCGTTGGTGAAG
The genomic region above belongs to Humulus lupulus chromosome 1, drHumLupu1.1, whole genome shotgun sequence and contains:
- the LOC133815262 gene encoding uncharacterized protein LOC133815262, with the translated sequence MAAYHTRSNSLPSRQQHPLIPEFDQQLCRLRSSGAASSSSSSSVASKLSGLQDLHDYLDRFLLLPLNQRALSREQNEKCVDEILEGSLRLLEVCNTAKDALLQIKESTQELQSIMRRRRSGEMNLSSEIKKYLGSRKVVKKALFKAMENRCNFRSLNKDQETVEVVNMMREVESITLTIFESLISFMSGPKSSKSSGWSLVSKIINTKRVACEDIIISNESNEFVSADAALNMLISQKLKKSDIMIEDTAQKELQKLELCIQDLEEGVESHYRRLIKTRVSLLNILSH